The following are encoded together in the Oceanobacillus zhaokaii genome:
- a CDS encoding abortive infection system antitoxin AbiGi family protein — MELIQRYVSKELTHFVGRHQQESERFDLLIDIIKSGLLLHKNITEDIKINTHANGLEDIVTPGITCFADIPINDLSLHMEKYSNFGLAFKKIFLVEKGANPVSYIAANGIIREANGRPRSQNNTREDYFKMNIKRYFSMMNQLQDMLKKDEQENIRTLDELQLLDSFLIKHVFAYLKPFDASKTDADKENYYLEREWRIVGDVQFTLADITRILIPEKYGERLRTVLPHYYGQVSFTE, encoded by the coding sequence ATGGAGCTCATCCAAAGATATGTTTCAAAGGAATTGACCCATTTTGTTGGTCGCCACCAACAGGAAAGTGAAAGGTTTGACCTATTGATTGACATTATTAAAAGTGGTTTGCTTTTACATAAAAATATTACAGAGGACATCAAGATAAATACACATGCAAATGGTCTAGAGGATATTGTGACACCTGGAATCACTTGCTTTGCAGATATTCCAATCAATGATCTGTCCTTACATATGGAAAAGTATAGTAACTTTGGATTAGCATTTAAAAAGATATTTCTTGTGGAAAAGGGAGCTAATCCAGTTTCTTATATTGCAGCCAATGGGATTATCCGAGAAGCGAATGGGAGACCTAGAAGTCAAAATAACACAAGAGAAGATTACTTTAAGATGAATATTAAGCGATATTTTTCTATGATGAATCAACTGCAGGATATGCTTAAGAAAGATGAACAGGAAAACATTCGTACTTTGGATGAATTACAATTGCTAGATTCCTTCTTAATTAAACATGTCTTCGCATACCTCAAGCCATTTGATGCATCGAAAACAGACGCTGATAAAGAGAACTATTATTTAGAAAGAGAATGGAGAATTGTGGGGGATGTACAATTTACCCTGGCTGATATCACTAGAATATTAATACCGGAAAAATATGGGGAACGGTTGCGAACAGTACTGCCTCATTATTATGGACAAGTATCTTTTACTGAATGA
- a CDS encoding dynamin family protein codes for MTSEKQLINKNYYQTFMEGSENENPIKVLGELFNTEQQKVVAELSDLRFAQGEVYFLCKDYEAAIFKWENVNNELTPWAQKNIADAHVALDFLEIAVEYYQSVKTDSVNLKTEVLLQLFLLYKQRGKLEMAANSIKHAVELNPDYPNVTDMARAFFEEQSDFSDAVELAVDEAIRTESLLWFEVLESYIEQGHTAGMAPASFREVLMTLYSLNQARFESLLAALWRSYEQNDPSLQWLKEINYLLLEINPNPSFTWKKLTKLYEETYEQLMNGTLLIEDLSTIIPNHLTNWMKISAGSDAVIASSALLTWNEFYPVWMDDSMVTEAEKVASRSSHDRIGLDEVLRTFHSIRKWANKNGLILNEREEWLIDELLDSKHFHLMVTGAETVGKSALVNKLIGSEMTSESTSATVLFKHADQTEIQAIRDREVRSITEQSDLDEMAEAEQALISYKMPITFLNNNMLTLIDTPAVNREKSRNSLFTYLNLADGLLFVMDASSPLTSNEMELAIKIREQAPELPIHFLLSDMQQANHEAESELLEKTTTWIQTYFPSSRVFNYRPLSIHDSQAEEVTKCIQSMVQHYNPENEMQHKILHYSKQLIKLLLKKRIEMENTLQETMKSNEEMAMKLDGAFHQLKDLHEGKTQIIKENYRTIKDKMREDLLAKIPNLLVSCAKLVKEDSDFDNIHVTLNDEMNKQINDYIDDVALPNITSAIQGWIATSEAEFKDSQESLDDMAESINQLDNEEQIRLDCDFKVLDDWRRDVNRMTSGSIQLEKINIIKSSPSSQFIMKNADKLFGAIIKNKGMLQNKYKQFIQTKDYSKIAESITNTFMQQFEFFEKTLERDINMFFVSPYAVLNQAAEDKQHEISSNEQSLNKMRENPEIYTDPLKLFELKIRQYGWMTQADEREYIGK; via the coding sequence ATGACATCTGAGAAACAACTAATTAATAAAAACTATTATCAAACATTTATGGAAGGCAGTGAAAATGAAAATCCAATCAAGGTATTGGGTGAATTATTTAACACGGAGCAGCAAAAGGTAGTGGCAGAATTATCGGATCTTCGCTTTGCTCAGGGAGAGGTATATTTCCTCTGCAAAGATTATGAAGCAGCTATTTTCAAATGGGAAAATGTTAATAACGAGCTAACGCCTTGGGCACAGAAAAATATTGCAGATGCACATGTTGCACTGGATTTTCTTGAAATTGCGGTGGAATATTACCAGTCAGTAAAAACCGATTCAGTTAATTTAAAAACAGAAGTGCTACTGCAGCTTTTCTTATTATATAAACAGCGTGGCAAACTTGAAATGGCAGCTAACTCGATTAAACATGCGGTTGAATTAAATCCTGATTATCCTAATGTAACCGACATGGCAAGAGCATTTTTTGAGGAGCAGTCGGACTTTAGCGATGCAGTCGAACTTGCTGTCGACGAGGCAATTCGCACGGAGTCGCTATTATGGTTCGAAGTTTTAGAATCGTATATCGAACAAGGTCATACTGCAGGCATGGCACCAGCGTCATTTCGTGAAGTATTAATGACCTTATATTCACTCAATCAGGCACGTTTTGAAAGCCTGCTGGCAGCACTATGGCGCAGTTACGAACAAAATGATCCCTCCCTTCAATGGCTGAAGGAGATCAATTATCTTCTTTTAGAAATAAATCCGAATCCATCATTTACATGGAAAAAGCTTACGAAGCTGTATGAAGAGACATATGAGCAATTAATGAATGGAACGCTATTAATCGAAGACTTGTCAACTATTATCCCAAATCATTTAACAAACTGGATGAAAATATCTGCCGGTTCGGATGCCGTCATTGCATCATCAGCTTTGTTAACGTGGAACGAGTTCTATCCTGTATGGATGGATGATTCAATGGTGACAGAAGCAGAAAAAGTAGCAAGTCGTTCCTCACATGACAGGATTGGGCTTGATGAGGTATTAAGAACTTTCCATTCAATTAGGAAATGGGCAAATAAGAATGGATTGATCTTAAATGAACGGGAAGAATGGCTGATTGATGAGCTCCTTGATTCCAAACACTTTCACCTGATGGTTACTGGTGCTGAAACAGTTGGAAAATCAGCTTTGGTTAACAAACTGATTGGAAGCGAGATGACGAGTGAATCTACTTCAGCCACGGTTCTATTTAAGCATGCCGATCAAACGGAGATTCAAGCGATAAGAGATCGAGAGGTTCGAAGCATTACGGAACAAAGTGACCTTGATGAAATGGCAGAAGCTGAGCAAGCACTGATAAGCTATAAAATGCCGATAACTTTTTTAAATAATAATATGCTTACTCTAATTGATACTCCAGCTGTCAACCGGGAGAAATCCAGAAATTCTTTATTTACTTACCTAAATTTGGCGGACGGTTTATTATTCGTTATGGATGCAAGCTCACCACTGACTTCCAATGAAATGGAATTAGCGATTAAAATTAGAGAGCAAGCACCAGAACTGCCGATTCATTTTCTTCTAAGTGATATGCAGCAAGCTAACCACGAGGCAGAGTCGGAATTGCTAGAGAAAACAACAACTTGGATTCAAACGTATTTTCCGAGTTCGAGAGTTTTCAACTATCGTCCGCTTTCTATACATGACAGCCAAGCAGAAGAGGTTACGAAGTGTATTCAATCCATGGTGCAGCACTACAACCCAGAAAATGAAATGCAGCATAAAATTCTGCATTATAGCAAGCAATTGATTAAGCTGTTATTAAAAAAACGGATAGAAATGGAAAACACGCTGCAGGAAACTATGAAATCAAATGAAGAGATGGCAATGAAACTGGATGGTGCATTTCATCAGTTAAAAGACTTACATGAGGGGAAAACCCAGATTATTAAGGAAAATTATCGTACGATTAAAGACAAGATGAGAGAGGATCTGCTAGCTAAGATACCTAATTTGCTTGTATCATGCGCTAAACTAGTGAAGGAAGATTCTGATTTTGATAATATACATGTTACCCTTAATGATGAAATGAATAAGCAGATTAATGATTATATCGATGATGTTGCCTTGCCAAATATAACATCAGCGATTCAAGGATGGATTGCAACAAGTGAAGCGGAGTTCAAGGACAGCCAAGAATCTTTAGATGATATGGCGGAGAGCATAAATCAGCTGGATAATGAAGAACAGATTCGCTTAGATTGTGATTTTAAAGTATTGGATGATTGGCGTCGTGATGTAAACAGAATGACAAGCGGAAGCATCCAGCTGGAAAAAATCAATATCATAAAAAGCTCTCCATCTTCACAGTTTATTATGAAAAACGCTGATAAGCTTTTTGGTGCGATTATTAAAAATAAAGGAATGCTTCAAAATAAGTATAAGCAATTTATCCAAACAAAAGATTATAGTAAAATAGCAGAGTCAATTACAAATACATTCATGCAGCAATTCGAGTTTTTCGAAAAAACGCTCGAACGGGATATCAACATGTTTTTTGTGAGTCCCTATGCAGTGTTAAATCAAGCGGCAGAGGATAAACAACATGAGATTAGCTCTAATGAACAATCGTTAAACAAGATGCGCGAGAATCCTGAGATTTACACGGATCCCTTAAAGCTGTTTGAACTAAAAATTCGTCAATATGGATGGATGACTCAGGCAGATGAGCGGGAATATATAGGTAAGTGA
- a CDS encoding PLP-dependent aminotransferase family protein — protein MIYFQIDKQGNAKYIYKQIYENLKKLILEHRIPLGEKLPSKRELAIDLGVSINSVTNAYEQLLAEGYIFAIERKGYYIENITDFDQQTQRNAKFPSELRESYTNEEDWISLSHITTDISMFPFQEWLKCQQQAIQYHQKELAQISHPQGPFTVRKTISNMIAFTRGVICEPEQIIIGSGTQPLISQLMDLQPKNSIVAVENPGYSRIYRLLESKGLDVTPISLDSQGINMEELKRVNPDFLFITPSHQFPTGKIMPISRRIELLNWSTAEENRYIVEDDYDSEFKYDTDNIPSLQSLDRNQRVIYTGTFSKTLLPSFRISYMVLPPILLRRYREHYLDWIHGSNSLQLFALHYFIKNGEYKKHIRRMNKHYEEKRKKLVIKLKEKFMNSINIQDIPAGLHFLAYFKSAKSYDEIRKAAKQEKLELYTIQRFLLKEDRELSDDIQLVIGFANIKPEEIDEAVERLYRIIHS, from the coding sequence ATGATATATTTTCAGATAGATAAACAAGGGAATGCAAAATATATTTATAAACAAATCTACGAGAATTTAAAAAAATTAATTCTGGAACATAGGATTCCTCTAGGGGAAAAATTACCTTCAAAAAGAGAATTAGCAATAGACCTTGGGGTGAGCATCAATTCTGTAACAAATGCTTACGAACAGCTGCTTGCTGAGGGATATATTTTTGCCATTGAAAGAAAAGGATATTATATCGAGAATATCACTGATTTCGATCAGCAAACACAACGTAACGCAAAGTTTCCAAGTGAATTAAGAGAATCCTATACGAATGAAGAGGATTGGATTTCACTGTCACATATTACAACAGATATTTCCATGTTTCCTTTTCAAGAGTGGTTAAAATGTCAACAGCAGGCGATTCAATATCATCAAAAGGAATTGGCTCAAATAAGTCATCCACAGGGACCTTTTACCGTAAGGAAGACAATTTCCAATATGATTGCATTTACGAGAGGTGTAATTTGCGAACCAGAACAAATTATTATTGGTTCTGGTACACAACCATTAATTAGTCAATTGATGGATTTGCAGCCAAAAAACTCAATAGTTGCCGTGGAAAACCCTGGATACTCACGGATATACCGACTATTGGAGAGTAAAGGCTTAGATGTAACACCGATTTCTTTAGATTCTCAAGGAATAAATATGGAAGAATTAAAACGTGTCAATCCTGATTTTTTGTTCATTACTCCTTCTCATCAATTTCCAACAGGGAAAATCATGCCCATTTCCAGGAGAATTGAATTGCTGAATTGGTCTACCGCAGAAGAGAACCGCTATATAGTAGAAGATGATTACGACAGTGAATTTAAATATGATACGGATAATATCCCATCTTTACAGAGCTTAGACCGTAATCAGCGAGTCATCTATACAGGCACCTTCTCAAAAACATTACTGCCGAGCTTCCGGATCAGCTATATGGTGCTGCCTCCGATTTTGCTAAGGCGTTATCGGGAGCATTATTTGGATTGGATTCACGGCAGCAATTCGCTGCAGCTCTTCGCACTTCATTACTTCATAAAAAACGGAGAATATAAGAAACATATCCGAAGAATGAACAAGCATTATGAAGAAAAGCGAAAGAAATTAGTAATAAAATTAAAAGAAAAGTTTATGAATAGTATCAACATCCAGGATATTCCTGCAGGACTTCATTTTCTTGCATATTTTAAATCGGCTAAATCCTATGATGAGATAAGGAAAGCAGCGAAACAAGAAAAATTGGAACTATATACAATTCAACGCTTTTTACTAAAGGAAGACCGGGAATTATCAGACGATATCCAGCTCGTCATTGGATTTGCGAATATTAAACCTGAGGAAATTGATGAAGCTGTGGAAAGATTATATCGAATCATTCATTCATAG
- the gabT gene encoding 4-aminobutyrate--2-oxoglutarate transaminase — protein MINYINSTEDLQEKRQKYIPRGVSNGNLNIVKYAKGATITDLDDKEWIDFAGAIGTLNVGHSHSKVTEAVKEQVDKFLHPGFNVMMYEGYILLAEKLCEITPGDFDKQALLLNSGAEAVENAIKIARKFTGRQAVVSFERGFHGRTNLTMGMTSKVKPYKFGFGPFAPEIYQAPYPYVYRKPDALSEEEYIDDMIAKFQEFFVAAVAPETVACIVMEPVQGEGGFVIPPRKFVEFVRAFCTEHGIIFVADEIQTGFGRTGKMFAMEHFDVIPDLVTVSKSLAAGLPLSGVVGRSEVMNMASPGELGGTYAGNPVACAAALAVIDIIEEENLLQYSEEIGERIEFKLAELRDKYEFAGEIRRLGSMVAVEIVENSATKLPNKQKASEIVQYANANGLLLLSAGLNSNIIRFLCPLVITDEELERGLSILEQAFAI, from the coding sequence ATGATTAATTACATTAATTCTACGGAAGATTTACAAGAAAAGCGGCAGAAATATATTCCCAGGGGAGTAAGTAATGGGAATCTTAATATCGTGAAATATGCGAAGGGAGCAACTATTACTGACTTGGATGATAAGGAATGGATTGATTTTGCAGGTGCAATTGGCACTTTGAACGTTGGACATAGTCACTCCAAGGTAACAGAAGCGGTAAAAGAGCAAGTAGATAAATTTTTACATCCAGGGTTTAATGTCATGATGTATGAGGGGTATATTCTTCTTGCGGAGAAGCTATGTGAAATAACTCCGGGAGATTTTGATAAACAGGCACTGTTATTAAATTCAGGGGCAGAAGCGGTGGAAAATGCGATTAAAATTGCCCGCAAATTCACTGGCAGACAAGCAGTCGTTTCCTTTGAACGCGGATTTCATGGCAGAACAAATCTAACAATGGGGATGACGAGCAAAGTTAAGCCTTATAAATTCGGATTTGGTCCGTTTGCTCCGGAAATCTATCAAGCACCTTATCCTTATGTTTATCGAAAGCCTGATGCGTTAAGTGAAGAGGAATATATTGATGATATGATTGCGAAATTCCAGGAATTCTTTGTTGCTGCTGTAGCACCAGAGACTGTGGCGTGTATCGTCATGGAGCCTGTGCAGGGGGAAGGCGGTTTTGTTATCCCTCCTAGGAAATTTGTAGAATTTGTAAGAGCGTTCTGTACCGAGCACGGAATCATTTTCGTAGCGGACGAGATTCAAACAGGATTTGGCAGAACAGGGAAGATGTTTGCGATGGAGCATTTTGATGTTATCCCTGATCTTGTAACCGTATCAAAATCTCTTGCTGCTGGCCTGCCATTGAGTGGAGTAGTTGGAAGAAGTGAAGTTATGAATATGGCGAGTCCAGGAGAATTGGGTGGGACATATGCAGGTAATCCTGTCGCATGTGCTGCGGCTTTAGCTGTTATTGATATCATAGAGGAAGAAAATCTGCTGCAGTACTCGGAGGAAATTGGCGAAAGAATTGAATTTAAATTGGCTGAATTACGGGATAAATACGAATTCGCAGGGGAGATTCGGCGATTAGGATCAATGGTGGCAGTAGAAATAGTAGAAAATAGCGCAACGAAGCTTCCGAATAAACAAAAAGCTTCTGAAATTGTCCAATACGCCAATGCCAATGGGTTGTTATTGCTATCCGCAGGTCTAAATAGTAATATTATCCGTTTCTTATGTCCACTCGTTATTACGGATGAAGAGCTTGAGAGGGGATTATCTATTTTAGAGCAGGCATTTGCAATATAA
- a CDS encoding methyl-accepting chemotaxis protein, with translation MKNTKTTNVKAKRNRSVGGFITKSIQNQILIPFLILIFLAGGVVAFVSYTFSVKNTTVELTKTVESQMGSLNDTFEMFFSNIDHTLERFISNELVANYQPENKQDLLNYFGETKETNHSIANIYTVIDETGEVIIYPEVDLGDDFNAKERDWYQDAVEANGETVWTEPYTDASTGETVVTVSKAYYIGDKLAGAMSADVMVGTLVGMVDKLEIGQTGYGVIFDNEGKYVAHTNQEYIGQDASKEEFYKKIISTGEQGIVEYKFEGKDKIMAFTTNPTTGWILGGTVYVDDFQEQAETIVIPISITLALVILLAIVVSILITKGIIKPIKQVMERMENIARGDLSQEPLKSKYRNEVGQLIVATNDMNQTMRDVLHQIHEVSETVSSQSEELTQTAGELKTGAEQIALTMEELATGTETQANSASDLASIMGTFTSRVEKANEHGEHIQENSVNVLEMTNEGSQLMQSSSNQMVKINHIVKDAVEKMESLNKHSQEISTLVSVIKDVAEQTNLLALNAAIEAARAGEHGKGFAVVANEVRKLAEQVAHSVNDITGIVTNIQTESSIVSDSLRDGYSEVELGTSQIETTGETFNEISSAVTEMAQNIKSVSVNLSEIAANSQEMNGSIEEIASVSEEAAAGVEQTAASAQEASGSMEEVAGSSVHLAKLAEELNELVGRFKI, from the coding sequence ATGAAAAATACTAAAACAACTAATGTAAAAGCAAAAAGAAATCGAAGTGTAGGTGGATTTATTACAAAATCTATCCAAAATCAAATTTTGATCCCGTTCTTAATACTAATTTTTTTAGCCGGTGGAGTTGTAGCATTTGTAAGTTATACTTTTAGTGTTAAAAACACAACTGTTGAACTAACTAAAACTGTGGAAAGCCAAATGGGGAGTTTAAATGATACGTTTGAAATGTTCTTCTCAAATATAGACCATACATTGGAACGTTTTATTTCAAATGAGTTAGTAGCAAATTATCAACCAGAAAACAAGCAGGACTTATTAAACTATTTTGGAGAAACGAAAGAAACGAATCATTCTATTGCAAATATATACACAGTTATCGATGAGACAGGAGAAGTAATCATTTACCCTGAAGTAGATTTAGGTGATGACTTTAATGCGAAGGAAAGAGATTGGTATCAAGATGCTGTGGAAGCTAATGGAGAAACAGTATGGACAGAACCTTACACCGATGCTAGTACAGGTGAAACAGTCGTAACTGTATCGAAAGCGTATTACATCGGTGACAAATTGGCTGGTGCAATGTCTGCTGATGTGATGGTTGGAACATTGGTTGGTATGGTAGATAAGCTGGAAATTGGACAAACAGGCTATGGTGTCATTTTTGATAATGAAGGTAAATATGTGGCTCACACGAATCAAGAATATATTGGACAAGATGCGTCTAAAGAAGAATTCTATAAGAAAATTATAAGCACTGGTGAACAAGGCATTGTAGAATATAAATTTGAAGGTAAAGATAAGATAATGGCGTTCACTACAAATCCAACTACTGGATGGATACTTGGTGGTACCGTTTATGTAGATGATTTTCAGGAACAGGCAGAGACTATAGTTATTCCAATCTCGATTACATTAGCTTTAGTGATTCTATTAGCAATAGTTGTATCTATATTGATTACGAAGGGAATAATAAAACCGATTAAACAGGTTATGGAAAGAATGGAGAATATTGCAAGAGGTGATTTAAGTCAAGAACCACTTAAATCGAAATATAGAAATGAAGTAGGACAACTCATTGTAGCAACAAATGATATGAATCAAACTATGCGTGATGTATTACATCAAATTCATGAAGTATCTGAAACGGTTTCAAGTCAAAGTGAAGAACTAACTCAGACAGCAGGTGAATTGAAGACTGGTGCCGAGCAAATTGCTTTAACAATGGAGGAACTTGCAACAGGAACAGAAACACAGGCCAATAGTGCGAGCGATTTGGCTTCCATTATGGGAACATTCACTAGTAGAGTCGAAAAAGCAAATGAACATGGCGAACATATTCAGGAAAATTCTGTTAATGTACTTGAAATGACGAATGAAGGTAGTCAATTAATGCAATCCTCAAGTAATCAAATGGTAAAGATAAATCATATTGTAAAAGATGCTGTAGAGAAAATGGAAAGTTTAAATAAACATTCACAGGAAATTTCTACACTAGTCTCTGTAATAAAAGATGTTGCCGAACAGACAAATCTTTTGGCTCTTAATGCAGCAATTGAAGCCGCAAGAGCAGGTGAGCATGGTAAAGGCTTTGCTGTTGTTGCAAATGAAGTAAGGAAATTAGCAGAACAAGTTGCTCATTCCGTTAACGATATTACTGGAATTGTAACTAATATACAAACGGAATCCAGTATTGTATCTGACTCACTAAGAGATGGATATTCCGAAGTAGAATTAGGAACATCCCAAATTGAAACAACAGGCGAAACCTTTAATGAAATAAGTTCAGCGGTTACTGAGATGGCACAGAATATTAAATCGGTATCCGTAAACTTATCTGAAATTGCTGCTAATAGTCAAGAAATGAATGGTTCTATAGAGGAAATCGCGTCGGTTTCTGAGGAAGCAGCTGCAGGTGTAGAGCAAACAGCGGCATCAGCACAAGAAGCAAGTGGGTCGATGGAAGAAGTAGCAGGAAGTTCTGTGCATCTTGCTAAGTTGGCTGAAGAATTAAATGAATTGGTTGGACGGTTTAAAATATAA
- a CDS encoding NAD-dependent succinate-semialdehyde dehydrogenase, with product MTDKIRVINPATGELVEELRVHTAEEVETRIEKVAAGFNKWKKINAHERARLLKKWSAKIQEQKEAIARIMTLESGKPIKESLGEVDYATSYIDWYAEEAKRIYGRTIPANTESKRILVTRQPVGVVAAITPWNFPAAMMTRKAAPALAAGCSFIVKPAVETPLTTMKLIELAHAAGIPEDAVQYVNGSGRVIGEIFTNSPLVRKITFTGSTPVGKELIKNSADSVKHVSMELGGHAPLIIAKDADLDYAVTQTIASKFRNAGQTCICANRILVAKEIIDEFAEKLVHEVAKLKVGNGLEEDTQVGPVINGKGFKKVVSQIDDAVEKGADVLLGNTFDADEQAGYYFIQPTVLKNVTNEMVIMQEETFGPVLPITVFSDIKEAVEIANSTPFGLAAYFFTNDYRTGNYIHENLDFGIIGWNDGAPSAAHAPFGGMKESGLGREGGIEGIEPYLETKYLSIGGLE from the coding sequence ATGACAGACAAGATAAGGGTAATTAACCCTGCAACAGGAGAATTAGTAGAAGAACTTCGTGTTCACACGGCAGAAGAGGTTGAGACAAGAATAGAAAAAGTTGCAGCAGGTTTTAATAAGTGGAAAAAAATAAATGCTCATGAGCGGGCTAGATTACTGAAGAAATGGTCTGCGAAAATTCAGGAGCAAAAAGAAGCTATTGCAAGGATAATGACGTTGGAAAGTGGTAAGCCGATTAAAGAATCCCTAGGTGAAGTAGATTATGCAACAAGCTATATTGACTGGTACGCAGAGGAAGCGAAGCGGATATATGGACGAACGATTCCAGCTAATACAGAGTCGAAAAGGATCCTGGTTACCCGTCAGCCAGTTGGAGTAGTTGCTGCAATTACTCCTTGGAATTTCCCAGCGGCTATGATGACGAGAAAGGCTGCTCCAGCTTTAGCAGCTGGCTGCAGTTTTATCGTTAAACCGGCTGTTGAAACACCATTAACAACAATGAAGTTAATAGAGTTGGCTCATGCTGCCGGCATTCCCGAGGATGCAGTGCAATATGTCAATGGCTCTGGTCGAGTCATTGGTGAAATTTTTACAAACAGCCCCCTGGTGCGCAAAATTACCTTCACAGGATCGACTCCTGTTGGAAAAGAGCTGATTAAAAATAGTGCCGACTCGGTGAAGCATGTATCTATGGAGTTAGGTGGCCATGCACCCTTGATCATCGCTAAGGATGCCGATTTAGATTATGCTGTTACACAAACAATTGCTTCTAAGTTCCGTAACGCTGGCCAAACATGTATTTGTGCGAATCGTATCCTTGTTGCTAAAGAAATTATCGATGAGTTTGCTGAAAAGCTAGTACATGAAGTAGCTAAATTGAAGGTCGGCAATGGATTAGAGGAAGATACACAGGTTGGACCAGTAATCAACGGCAAAGGATTTAAAAAAGTAGTCAGTCAAATTGATGATGCTGTAGAAAAGGGTGCCGATGTGCTCTTGGGAAATACTTTTGATGCAGACGAGCAGGCGGGCTACTATTTCATTCAACCAACCGTATTGAAAAATGTTACGAACGAAATGGTCATTATGCAAGAGGAAACTTTTGGTCCAGTATTGCCAATTACAGTGTTCAGCGATATTAAGGAAGCGGTTGAAATTGCTAACAGTACACCGTTTGGATTAGCAGCATATTTCTTCACCAATGATTATCGGACTGGTAATTATATTCATGAAAATCTCGATTTTGGAATCATTGGCTGGAATGATGGAGCGCCCTCCGCTGCACATGCTCCTTTTGGCGGGATGAAAGAAAGTGGGTTAGGCCGCGAAGGTGGTATTGAAGGCATCGAGCCATACTTGGAAACAAAATACTTATCGATAGGCGGACTTGAATAG
- the glp gene encoding gephyrin-like molybdotransferase Glp — protein sequence MVEIRKAIHVNEAICRVMSSAITGPKTYVAIEDSLSYYLGEDLLADHDVPAFDRSPYDGFAIRAEDTLDAGKGYPIRLEVIGEIGAGSVHEGEVQANQAVRIMTGAQIPNGCNAVIMLEHVEMLEHDWKTFIQIDRRLTTGENITRTGEDTRQGETLVKKGTYINPGVMALLATCGYKQVPVIQKPKVGIISTGSELLAVDAALEPGKIRDSNSYMLLGQIERAGGIPLLLGQFKDDFTLCYNQVVDALDKVDILLTTGGVSVGDYDYIPAILDKLKARVLFNKVRMRPGSVTTVAEIKGKLLFGLSGNPSSCYVGFELFTRPVIRTYLQSNYPFMRRVVVQLGAAFTRPNPFDRFVRGKLQYENGQTIAMPVGLDKPNIVTSLAEADILIMLPGGAEVYEKEMEVTAILLEDQTGTTMDSFISKQVIH from the coding sequence ATGGTAGAAATAAGGAAAGCAATTCATGTTAATGAAGCAATTTGCCGTGTCATGTCATCTGCAATAACCGGGCCAAAAACGTACGTAGCAATTGAAGATAGTCTCTCTTATTATCTTGGGGAAGATTTGCTTGCAGACCATGATGTTCCTGCCTTTGATCGGTCGCCTTATGATGGCTTTGCAATAAGGGCAGAGGATACGTTAGATGCTGGAAAGGGTTACCCAATAAGATTAGAAGTAATTGGAGAAATTGGCGCGGGAAGTGTTCATGAGGGGGAAGTTCAAGCAAACCAAGCGGTGCGTATCATGACAGGAGCACAAATTCCTAATGGCTGTAATGCGGTTATTATGCTGGAGCATGTGGAAATGCTGGAACACGATTGGAAAACCTTCATCCAGATCGACAGAAGGTTAACGACTGGAGAAAATATTACGAGGACTGGTGAAGATACGAGGCAGGGGGAGACTCTTGTTAAGAAAGGTACATATATAAATCCTGGAGTTATGGCATTGCTTGCTACTTGTGGCTATAAACAGGTGCCTGTAATTCAAAAGCCAAAAGTGGGGATTATCTCTACAGGCAGCGAACTATTAGCGGTTGATGCAGCACTCGAGCCAGGGAAAATAAGGGATAGTAATTCCTATATGCTTCTTGGTCAAATAGAAAGGGCAGGAGGGATCCCTCTATTACTTGGCCAATTCAAGGATGATTTTACGCTTTGCTACAATCAAGTCGTAGACGCCTTGGACAAAGTAGATATTTTACTGACAACAGGAGGTGTGTCTGTAGGAGATTATGATTACATCCCAGCTATTCTAGACAAATTAAAGGCAAGAGTTTTATTTAATAAAGTACGGATGCGTCCTGGGAGTGTTACGACAGTTGCAGAGATTAAAGGGAAATTATTATTTGGACTTTCGGGAAATCCATCATCCTGTTATGTTGGCTTTGAATTGTTCACAAGACCAGTAATTCGCACTTATTTACAATCCAACTATCCCTTTATGAGAAGAGTGGTTGTGCAGCTTGGAGCTGCATTTACACGACCAAATCCATTTGACCGCTTTGTTCGTGGTAAGCTGCAATATGAAAATGGCCAGACAATTGCGATGCCAGTAGGATTAGATAAGCCAAATATCGTAACATCCTTAGCCGAGGCTGATATTCTAATTATGCTTCCTGGTGGGGCAGAAGTGTATGAGAAGGAGATGGAAGTGACTGCTATTTTACTGGAAGATCAGACAGGAACAACAATGGATTCTTTTATATCTAAGCAAGTAATTCATTAA